A segment of the Onychomys torridus chromosome 16, mOncTor1.1, whole genome shotgun sequence genome:
ATGGCTGCCCTGTGAGGGGTAAGGGGCCACTGTGTCCTACTAGTGAATGTTTGTGCAGCTCCTGGTGTGTGGCCATACTCGGGGACGGGATGTAGAGCTCACTGGACCCTGTGAAACGGAATGTTAGTTAAGCCTCCGTGGAGCCTGAGGCGTAGAGAGGTGGGTGACAGGTGGGTGACATCATTAAATGTCACACAGCCCCTTTTTCGGGCTGGATTGAAAGCAGCTGTGTGATTGAAAGCCTGTCTTCCCTGGGCTTCAAGGTGCCTGCCCTGTTGGGATGTGAACGCGGTAACCCATTTCAGCTTTGTTCCTGGCCCCACCTTGGGGCTAGGCTTGGGAGAACAGAGGGGCagcttttctccctcctctgggACAGACCAGAACTTCCTAAAGGGCAGAAGGCTGACCCCTCGCCGCGGTCTCCCTCTAGGATGCCAGCACCAAGGAAGGACCCCCCATGGATCACACTGGTGCAGACAGAGCCCAAGAAGAAGCCAGCCCCGCTGCCCCCGAGCAGCAGCAGTCCTGGGCCGCCGGGCAGACAGGTGGAAAATGGAGGCCCGGAAGAAAGGACCCAGAAGAGCCCAGTAGCTGGGCCGGAGCCCACGCCCTACAACCCCTttgaggaggacgaggaggaagaAGAGTCAGCCCCAGCAGTACCAAGCCCTGCCCCAACCCCGCCAGAGTCAACACCCAAGTCCCTGCACCCCTGGTACGGCATCACCCCCACCAGCAGCCCCAAGACAAAGAAACGCCCTGCCCCTAGAGCACCCAGTGCTTCCCCACTTGGTGAGTGCTGGGTCTGGGGGTGCAGGGAGCTTCTTGGTGCTTTCGTACGCTGGGGGTGCACGGGCTCTCATTTCCTGGAAGGGGTGGCTTATTGCCACTTCTTAGGGGAGGCACTCCACAGCGCTAAAGCAGTGGAGGCAGAATTGgagcccccaatttttttttttttttttttttggtttttcgagacagggtttctctgtgtagttttgcgcctttcctggaactcacttggtagcccaggctagcctcgaactcacagataatcgcctggctttgcctcccgagtgctgggattaaaggtgtgcaccaccactgccccagctggAACCCCAACTTTTAACACTTTCTATTCATGCTAATTCAGCGAGGGAGTCAGGGAGGTGCCCAGTAGAGCTCCACACTGGGCTTCTGACAGGCATGAGGCAGGAGGTAACTTGAACCctgcctccctgtctgtctccccagccaCTGAGCAGCTTGGCTCCTACCTGGCTTTGTAGAGCTTGGTCCCTTCCCTGATCTGACCTTGgtcctctcgtgtgtgtgtgtgtgtgtgtgtgtgtgtgtgtgtgtgtgtgtgtgtgtgtgtgtgagagagagagagagagagagagagagagagagggggagatatGGGGGTCGGCTCCAGGCGCTGGGCCTCTCCTCTCCCTGTAGTCCCTTCACTCCAGCACGCTGCCATATGTTTTGGTTTGACCTCAGTTTTGTCTTCAACTCTTGGCCCCTTCCCACTCCTAGGGGTGTGGCTGAGAGCTCTGTGGGACCAAGTACCTGCTAGGAGCAATTACAGGCAAATGCTCTGGTGGCCTATGCCCTGGGTCCCCTTGCTGGGTAGGTTTGGGGTAATGGGGACATGAGCTCTGAAATTGGACAAAGTGATGGGGAGGACCCTTTCCTGAGTCTGTGGCTTCATCCGGGAAGTACGATGATGGCTGTGGAGGCATGATCCATGCCATCTGCAGGATAAAGCTGTGCCTGGCAGTGCCTGGCCCAGCCCTGACGGCAGCAATGCTGCCCCCACctctgctgttgctgtctttcccgTCTGTGTGCGGGAGGCCAAGGCCAGTCTGctttcccctgcctcccctgTACTGAAGTCCCCATCTGCCCCAGCAGCTTGCCTTTGAGTGGGTTTGGGTGTGGGAGGATCATGGGGCATATGGGGAAGTGAGTAGAAGGCCACTGTCTTTCTGGGTAAGAAGTTAGGGCTGTAAGTGTGCCACAAGGCACACTAGAGCATCACATGTACAAGATGGGGTCTGGTGGCCCAGTGCCTTTGTGCATGGGTCCTGGCATGGGTTTAGTGTTCTCTGGCCTCTTTGCCCATCCAGATGGAAAAAGCTTGGTGTCCAGGGCTACCCCCAGCTCTGGGAGCAGGATGTGTTGGGGAAGTCCTGTCCCCCACTTGAACGTTACTGCTATTCTGCTTCCCCAGTTCTCCACGTCTCCCGCCTGTCCCACTCGGAACCTCCTTCAGCCACACCGTCACCAGCCCTTAGCGTGGAGAGCCTGTCATCTGAGGGCCCCAGTCCGACTGCCAAAGCAGAGCCCTTGGAGCCGCCTGCCGTACCCAAGAGCTCCTCAGATCCCACGGTGCACGTGCCTGGTATCCCTGGCACATCCGAGAACTCCGTCATCCCCTCAGCCAACTCTTCCCTATCGTCCTCTGGGGAGCTGGGGCAGCCTGGTGGTGAACAGGGGCCACAGGCCAGGACCAGGGGCAGCCCAGGTACCCAGGCCACCAAGCCCTGCAGTGGCGCTACCCCCACTCCCTTCCTGTTGGCTGGAGACGGAAGCCCTGTCCCTTCCCTGGGGAGCTCATCCCCACAGCTGCAGATCAAGGTGAGTGCTCCCTGGGTGCCCAAAAGCAGCCTTCTAGCTAGTGGGTGTGCGGCTCATCTTGGGGCAAGAGTGCCTGTCTTCTGGCTGCTTGAGTGGACATACCCATCATCACCTGTGCGAGGCACTGATCTGTGTGTTTCTCCAGCCCTTGGTCTGTCTGCTCACTGTTTACTGACACCGTGGGATCTGTCCACCCCTCTACCCTTCACCCACACCTCATCTACCCCTTCAGCTACTGGCTTCACTGATGCCCGGCCTTGGACATATTCATTAAGATCCTGTGTTTGCCCTGGGGGGGGTTTTCCAGTCTATGTGGGGAGACAGGCATAGGATTGTGCTAGAATATAATCTGGAATGAAGCATGGAGAGGAAAGATGACTTCTTCACTAGAGACTGCAGCTCTTGCCAAGATgtcatgaggcagctggtccttGCTGACCACCTCCTGTGTATGTGGGACACCTGGAGTCCCGAGGTCTAACAGGCCTAGTGGTTTCTGTTCTTGAGTGGCCCCTTGTCTGGTCAGCAGGTTCTGAAATGACTCCCGTAGGTAGCCACCCCGGTTTGTAGGAGCCAAGGTTAGCACCCATCAGGCTTAAGGACCCAGGATGCACACCTTTCTGGGTTCCTCTTTTATGGGTTATGGGGAATGCTTATGGAGGACAGACCAGGCCCAACCCTAGACACTTGCTAGACTCTGTCTTCTCTCAGAGGTAAAGCGGGCATGAGGAGGGTCTAGCTGGGCCCTGTCCGGGCATCTGGCCACAGCCACTCACGTAAGTGTGGCACTTCCAGCTCTGCCAGCTGCTGTGTGAGAATGCTTTGTCAGTAAGCTACCGGGTAATGCCAAGTTTCCAGACTCTTCTGAAGAGCCTCTGGGTATCTTGGGGTGCTGGCAGGTGACGGGCTTGGGGGCTTATAGCACTCTCCCAGGTCTATTATTTATAgactttagtttttctttattttaaattacgtgtctgtgtatgggtttgtgcatgtgagtgcagtgcccatggtaGCCAGCAGAGGGTGTGTGAGACCTTGTTGGAGTTACAGGGGTCCGGtggtcacctgatgtgggtgctgggaccctgaCTGTGGACTttgggaagagcagcctgtgctcttaaccactaagccgaCTCTGCAGCCTGCCCATCTCCATTTGCAGTGAAGCATGGGTTGGATGGAGACTGATTTGAGAATGTTCTGTGGCTTAAAAAGCCTGGAAGGGCTCAGAGGCCTTGGGCTTTCCTGGACTTCCTCTAGGTGTTGAACAGAGAGAGGGCGGGATCCCAGGGTCTTCGTAATTGGCCCAGCCCCACTGTCCTCCTGTATTAGGAGAGGatgtcagaggcaggtggagaagGAAACAGGTTGTGGGTGACCACACTGTTTCTGCCCCAGGCCCCCTGAGTCTGCTAGTCTGGCCATGTCCAGCCCTGGCGTAGGCAAATTCTGCTTCAGAGAATCCCTGTGCAGCTTGGAGCTTGACTGGATGAGGGCAAGGCCTGCCCCGCCAGGCCAGGGAAGCTGAGGCCTCAGGCGTGATACCTGCTTTCCATAAGCTGAGGGGCACTGTTGGgcgtgggggggggcaggggtctctagagaaacagaaagatgCAGAGCCAGGGTCGGAGTGTGTCCATggtgggcaggagaggggagggaggggagaatggCCTCTCTCGGTTAGCTAGAGGGAAGGTGGGAATCCtgctgttgcattgcttgctgggTGACCCAAGGTGGGGGAGGTGGGCCTCTGAAGCCTTCACTGGAGAAAGCGTGGCTGGGAAGATCATAACTGTGTGGTCAAGGGTGGGAGTCCTTGGCCTCATACTACTGGGCCTCCGGGAAGTGGATGGTTAACCTCTCTGCGCTAGCTCAGCTGTAAGTGGGCATTCGTTAAGGGAGGCTTCTGTGTGCAGGTGGTACCGGGGCTAGAGCCCAAAGttttgcacttgttaggcaagcactcatttttggtttttaagctctatttagttttgtgttttgaaCATTATCATACACATGTAAAATGCATTCTGACTATTTTAATTCCCCACCCTCTAATCTCCTGCTCAGCCCTTTGGCCCTCTaaccctccccctttttttttttttttttttttttttggtttttcgagacagagtttctctgtgtagtttttggagcctgtcctggaactcactctgtagaccaagctggccttgaactcacagaaattcacctgtctgttacctctcgagtgctgggattaaaggtgtgtgctaccaccacctggccttacctttttttttttttttatattggagacaaggtctcactatataaccctggctgtcttgcaaatcactgtgtagaccaggctgttctcgaactcacagtgatctctctgcctctacctcccgagtgctgggattaaaggcgtgcaccaccaccacactgggctcagACAGAAACTTCTCACCCAGCCATGCCCTTGAGCAGAACATGTGTACGGTGTGGGAACTGAGACTGGGGAAGCCCTCTGGAAATGGAACCATTTGCCGAATGAGTGTGGAAAGACGGAACTTTGGGAGATTCTGTTCTTGTCTGAGCCCTTCCCCTCCTGCCACTTGGGTCCTGGCCTGCTTCCCATACTCCTGTATGATCAGACTTCTCAGACTTAACCATCTGCCATGTCTCTGCCTTCAGTCTTCCTGCAAGGAGAATCCTTTCAACCGGAAGCCATCTCCCTCTGCATCCCCAACCGTAAGGAAGGCCACCAAAGGAGCCAAGCCCATGAGGCCCCCTGCCCCCGGACATGGCTTTCCACTCATCAAACGCAAGGTGCTGGCAGAGAGACCCTAAGGCCCAGCTGGCCTGggcccagccccctcccctcaGCAGCCTTAAGCATCTGGGACCTATGGGGGGCGCTGTTGGAAGGTTGAACTTAGCCTAGAGTTCCTGTGTAGCCAGGAGCAGTGAGTGGGATGTTTGTTTCTAGCAGGTTCAAGGGCAGAGAGTGAGTGCCAGGAGAAAGTTGTGCTTCTCAGAAGGGTGCTCTGTAACTGTTACACTAGCTCACTGCCCCACAAAGAACTGAGTGACAGAGAAGGGAGAGGCTGCCCTCTGGAGCGGGACCTTAGACCTCTCACTGGGAGCCTGTCATTCCCTCGGTAGGGAGGGGTCATGACCTGCCCGTCTGCCCTTCCCCACACCTATGCTGCTTTCTTGTCACACCATCTTGTGCGACAGGACCTGGGTTCCTAGAGCCTGGAGTGGCCAGGGGACCCTATGAGTTGGAGGGGAGCAGGTGGAGCAGAGGGCTGCTGCTCTTTAGGTGACTGGAATATTGTTGGGCAGGTCCAGGCTGACCAGTATATCCCTTTGGATGACATCAGTACCATGATGGACAAGATTGAGCGCCAGCTGGATGCCCTGGAACACCGTGGCGTCCTGCTGGAGGAAAAGCTGCGTGGAGGAGCCAATGGTGCGGGGGGGCCGCAGAGAGGAGCTGGCTGAGGGCTGGGGGTTGATGGGAGCCCCTCAGTCTGGGGGTGCTGAGCTGGGAGGGGTGCCAGCTCTAGCCTCAGTGGGGATCTGGCTTCCAGAGGGCAGCGAGGACAACATGCTGGTGGACTGGTTCAAGCTCATCCATGAGAAGCACCTGCTAGTACGGAGAGAGTCAGAGCTCATCTATGTGTGAGTCCTGCCCGCTTCCCTGCTGGGGTCCTCCTCGGAGAACTGGGAATTGCACCCCTCTGCCGTGACAGCAcagtgtgggtgggtgggcacTTTGAAGAAGTGtttacttcctcttcttcccacccTCTAGTGTCAAGCAGCAGAACCTGGAGCAGCGCCAGGCTGATGTGGAGTTTGAACTGCGGTGCCTTCTCAACAAGCCGGGTGAGTCAGCTCGGCCACATGAGCCTGTCTTAAAACCTGAGGAATAAtgccgggcggcagtggcgcatgcctttaatcccagcactcgggaggcagaggcaggtggatctctgtgagttcgaggccagcctggtctacagagtgagttccaggacagccagggccacacagagaaaccctgtcttgaaaaaccaaaccaaaaccatgaAGGTCTGGGGAGGTGGCTTGCTTATTACTAAGTGCTTGTGCAAGTGTGTGGACCCAAGTTTGACGCTTAGAACCCATATTTGTGgaatctgggcatggtgggaaCTTCAGTTGGGCCAAGGGCTGAGTTGTGGAATGGATAGGAGAGCAACTCACTTCttttggctgtggctgtggtgtgcACTgacctgccgtgtgtgtgtgtgtgtgtgtgtgtgtgtgtgtgtgtgtgtgtgtgtgtgtgtgtgtggtgtgcactgATCTATACCTTCTAGTAGAGACTGCAGAGCCATGGAAGGATCCAGGGCTCTGACCTCTTTCCTATGTCGTGACATCATGCCAGGCTCGGCATTCCATTTCACAGCTGAGGTTAGAGAGAAAAGGACTCAGAGGCTGGGATTTCTTCATTTGTGTAGGAGCTCCTAGCTCTGACTTTGCCCTGTGTCTGTCCCAACACCAAAATACCATTTCTCTGATATTCTCTGGAGTCTTGCCTCTCCATTGACTGGGGAACTTGGAAGACTGGAGAGCCCTCAAGTCACAGAATGTCCTAGGCATGTTTTGCCAACTGTGAGTCACAACTCAGCAGGCAGTTGGGGGTGTGGCCACCACTCAGGAGCCCAGTGTGACTAGAGTGGGTATGAAAGCATCAGCCCCAAGGCCCTGGCTGTACACCCTGTCCTTTTTGGCTTTCTCCCGATGGCTTTTGAAGAAAAAGGTGGCTTATGTGACCCTGAGGGAGTTGGGTCCATAGATACCAAGAAAGTCCACCATGTAGGAGGTCAGGCTGCCTCACCTTCTCTGGGCATTGCTGGCCAGAGGCTTCGTTTTCCAGAGCTTCAGTTTCCCTACATGTAGATTAGAGCATAACTTACCAGGCTTTAGGtggaagaaaggcagagcagaCTGTGAAGCCGTACTCTGTCCCCAGAACGGGGCTGGGCTTCCTGACCCTCAGTTTTGGTAAGGAGAGCTCATAGGGGAATGGGGCAGTTCCTGGTAGCTTCAAGATGTTTATTTCTAGATATGTCACACATGAGGGCGCCGGGTGTGGGTACCCAGCCCTGGAGCCTGCAGATGGTGAGAGAACCCAGACATAGGTGGGCCCCTGAAGGTGGTCCTGTGAGATAGCACGAGGCCgggaagaggaaagaggctgGGTGGGTGGCAAGTGTTAGTGACatcagggatcctcctggctccagTTCCCCTCCTCTGTGGCCTTGAAAACATGTTCCACTGTGTGACTGGGACCACACTGCTTCTGCGGGTGGGcctctggaagttctttgtcATCCCCATCCCTGTCCACTCAAGGAAGTCCATATAGCTTCCCATAAGAAGCCACCAACAAATGTCTTTTGCAGGGAGCCTTTGAGGGTGCTGGTCCTGCACAGCATCCTTGAATGGTGTGTTTGGTGGGCAGGAAGTCCTTGAGGATTTCTGGCCCTACAGGGAGTCTCTTGAAGGGTGTTTGGTGGGCAGCCGAGTGtccttgtttttttcttctagaactaCCTCCATCTCTGTAAGAGCTTGTGAGTGGCACTCTGGGCCCTCCTCTCGTCCCACAGTATGGATGGCCTGCAGTCTTCCCAGGCACTCAGGTGGTGTGCCCTGTTACTGTGAAGAAGAGGGTCCAGACCACTCACCCTGGCTTTCTCCTTTGGCAGAAAAGGACTGGACTGAGGAGGATCGGGACAGAGAGAAGGTGCTGATGGAGGAGATTGTGACGCTCATCGAGCAGCGCAATGCCATTGTCAACTGCCTGGATGAGGACCGCCAGAGGTGCCGTGCCCGGGACCCCGCGGGTGGAGCCGGTTCCTGGCAGAGCCCGGGAGAAAGTGGGCCCCGCCCTcactgccagctttccctcaagCCTCTCCAGTCCTGGGGGGCCTGATTCCTTCCTGCTGTGGGCACTCAGCCTGTCTTTTCTAccccagggaagaggaggaagacaagatGTTGGAAGCTATGATCAGGAAGAAAGGTGAGACTCAACCTGAGGAGGGGCCAGCGCCTGCGTGTGAGCTGCAGCCTGTGTTTGCAGCCTGGAGAtggaaggctgagcaagccctacTGTTGGGATGGTGGTTGTGATGCAAATTCCCAGGCCCAGTGTGGCTGGGAGCCTAGTAAAGTGAGAGAAGCCCAG
Coding sequences within it:
- the Micall1 gene encoding MICAL-like protein 1, which gives rise to MAGPRGALLAWCRRQCEGYRGVDIRDLSSSFRDGLAFCAILHRHRPDLIDFQSLSKENVFENNRLAFEVAEKELGIPALLDPNDMVSMSVPDCLSIMTYVSQYYNHFSSGQAAVPARPTPGKDPAPPSPTPASPAVQPGEEVQGDDLSSDSLSEQGKQQPPSSTCAACGQRVHLVQRYLAEGRLYHRHCFRCRQCSSTLLPGSYSSGPEEGTFVCAERCTRLGPGGRSAARPFSQPKQQQVAEAAKDGEESDLSPSVPAVAEADGLQASSEVQPQTLHKPPLPSKPQELASPPVGRPTPAPRKASESSALTPPTPRPRSSLQQDGLVEQGVSSGLVNGRLQEPPVPRPRGTPKLAERMPAPRKDPPWITLVQTEPKKKPAPLPPSSSSPGPPGRQVENGGPEERTQKSPVAGPEPTPYNPFEEDEEEEESAPAVPSPAPTPPESTPKSLHPWYGITPTSSPKTKKRPAPRAPSASPLVLHVSRLSHSEPPSATPSPALSVESLSSEGPSPTAKAEPLEPPAVPKSSSDPTVHVPGIPGTSENSVIPSANSSLSSSGELGQPGGEQGPQARTRGSPGTQATKPCSGATPTPFLLAGDGSPVPSLGSSSPQLQIKSSCKENPFNRKPSPSASPTVRKATKGAKPMRPPAPGHGFPLIKRKVQADQYIPLDDISTMMDKIERQLDALEHRGVLLEEKLRGGANEGSEDNMLVDWFKLIHEKHLLVRRESELIYVVKQQNLEQRQADVEFELRCLLNKPEKDWTEEDRDREKVLMEEIVTLIEQRNAIVNCLDEDRQREEEEDKMLEAMIRKKEFQREAESEGKKKGKFKTMKLLKLLGNKRDTKSKEPGDKS